The DNA segment CGGAACGAGTTCGAACCCCAGATTCTGACTCGCCGACGCCAGTAACGAGCGACCGATCTGGCCATCACTGACCAACAACGTGCCCGACACATCCATGCTTTGAATGAAAGGATCGATGCGGCATCGTTCCAACCGAACCGAACCATTCCCCGTCAAACGATGAGGCTGTCTTTCAAAGACTCGGTCCAGCGAGATGTTGTCCAGCGATCCCACCATGTCCATCCACCACTGGTCAGCCGCGAAGCGATCACGTTTCACTTGCCAGCGCAGCGATCCAGTGAACGTCGCGTCGTCGCCGAGGTTGCCGATCGGTCCCGGCAAGTACTTTGCCAAAGCGGTGCAGGGCAGGGCGTTGTCGTGAGTATCAAGCGTCCAGTCGGTCGTTGGCGTTTCGTTACCGCGATCTCGGCGAAAGCTGATATCGATCGGAGTGCTTGAACGAGAGGATGCCAGCATGCACTGGATGCTGGCGCTGACCGCGTCCGATTCCGGCTCGATCCAGGCGTCCACATCGGTCAGCGTCATGCCGCCGCTAGCACCATCGGCGATCGTCAAGTCGTTGGCGGCGAATCGAATCGGCAACCCCGTGTGTTCGGGGCGACACAAGAATCGGTCGTGAACCAACCGCCACGCGGCGGCGATGGTGCGCGAATGCAGCTTCGGTTGACGCAGCAGCACGGAAACCGAGTCGTCGCGAGTGACCCAATCAAGCTGCCGAACAAAGGCCACTTCTTCGCCCGTTTCAGGGTCCAGCAATCGCAGTTCGTCCAAACGGATCATCGACGGCGAGGTGCGAACGAGTGTTCCGATCTCGACCAATAGCCCAGTATCGCGAGCGAGCTCGGACTCGAAACGTGATTTCAGCCGATTTGCGTACCAGGGCGTCGCCATCATGATCACGATGACCATCGTCACCATCGTCGGGACCGCGCAGCAGCCAACGAACATCAATCGAGCCATCGCTCGTTGCGTCCGTTCATGCACGGCCGGATTCCTTTCCTGCACGTCGTTGCGACTGGTCACGCGAGAGCATCAGCTATGCTAGCTTGCCGACGTTCTCCGCTAGAATTCTATGCCGCGATCTTACGATTACGGTCTGTGTCACCGATAGGTCGTTTAGGAAGAAGCACGGCATGTGGGCAAACGCTAAAAATCACTGGTTCTTGATCTCGATCGGGCTCTGCTTTGGGGCCGGCTACTTCGCTGAATCGTGGTTAGCTCCGATCACGCAAATTCCGCTGCTACGGGACGGGGTTGTCTTTGTCGTGATGTGGGCGATGGGCGTCACGCTGGCGGCAGACACCGTTCGTGAAAGCATTGCGAAACCCACGGCCGCCTTGCTAGCAATTTTGATCAATGTGTTCGTCGTGCCTTTGCTAGCATTGCCGTCTCAGTGGTTCTTGCCGGCAGGAGTGTTCGGCGGGCTGTTCGTGGCGGCGCTGATTCCCTGCACGTTGGCATCGGCATCAGTTTGGACGCGGCGGGCGGGCGGCGATGATTCGGTGACAATGATGACGACCGTGGTGACGAATCTGGCCTGCATTGCGGTCGTGCCGATCGGTTTGACCATGGTTCTAAGCCGCGTCAGCAATATCTCGGCAACCGATCAAATCTTGAAGCTATCAATCCTGGTCGCGTTGCCTCTGGTGATCGCCCAGACGATGCGTGGCATGGGCGCGGCCGGGTGGGCGGACCGAAACAAGCCACGATTGTCGCTTCTGGGCCAATGCGGGATCTTGGTGATGGTAGTCTTTGGCGCCATCGCAAGCCGGCAAACAGTCGACTTGGACGGCGGCGAATCACTGAACTGGCCGACGCTAGTGATCTTGTGCCTGGCCGCAGCGGCGATTCACACGACGGCGTTTGCGATCGGCATCGTGGCGTCGCGCGGCATGGGGATCGACCGAGACCGCCAGATCGCGGTTGGGATCGGCGGCAGCCAAAAGACATTGATGGTAGGACTGCAGATCGCGATTGATTGTGGTGTCAGCGTCGTGCCGATGCTGGTTTATCACTTAAGCCAGTTGGTCATCGACACGGCGATCGTTGATCGCTGGAAAAAGAAAGACAATGAACGATAAAACAATCCGACAAACAACCGAGTTCGCTGCGCGGCTTGGCAAGCGAGCTAAGCACTTTCGCAAATGGCCGACAAAACGCGGCATCACATGCTTTCGGATCTATGAACGAGACATTCCCGAAATTCCGTTGGTGATTGACCGCTACGACGACTGCCTGCACATCACGGAATACGAAAGACCGCACGATCGCGACGATGACGAGCACGAAGAATGGCTCGACCTGATGGCCTCGACCGCCGCAGCGACATTGGATGTCGATCCGGACAAAGTCTTCTTCAAACGTCGCAGTCGCCAACGAGGAAAGACGCAGCACGAGAAAGTCGACCAATCCGAACATCGCATGGAAGTCACCGAAGGCGGCCTGAAGTTTCTGGTCAACCTGCGAGACTACGTCGACACGGGACTGTTCCTTGATCACCGAAACACTCGTTCGATGATCCGAGAGGCTGCTCCGGGCAAGTCGTTCTTGAACCTGTTCTGCTATACCGGTTCGTTCACCGTCTATGCGGCAGCCGGCGGTGCGACCAAGACGGCATCGGTGGATTTGTCAAAGAACTATCTTCAGTGGGCGAAAGCGAACATGAACCGCAACGGTTTTGATGGCGACGACCACCGCTTCATCGCCGCCGACGCACGCGAATTCGTAACCAATCACTCACCGGGACCCCACTACGACCTGGTGGTGGTCGACCCGCCGACGTTTTCCAACAGCAAGCGAATGGACGACGACTGGACGGTCCAGGACGACGCGATGGACCTGCTGCACGGCATTTTAAAGTTAATGCCGGATGGCGGCGTGATGTACTTCAGCAACAATTTCCGGCAATTTAAATTCGACCGACAATCGATCTACGTCAGCGAAGCTCACGAAATCAGCAATCAAACGGTCCCCGAAGACTTTCGCAACAAACGAATCCACCGGTGTTGGCGGATCGTAAAGTAGCCGGATCAGCTCGATATTTAGCGATCGGCATTCGGTCATCGGCGAAATCCATTCAGAACTGCGGCAAACAACGCCCTGATCGTCAAAAAACGACCTGCATTGCCGCACTTGAACACAAGGCCCCTCCTAACGTACACTTCGGGGCCATGCGGAACTGTACCAAGCCAGAACCGCCAACCCCCCCAAATGAAGAATCAGCCATGAAAGACGGCATCCACCCTAATTATCAAGACACCGCAGTCACCTGCGGTTGTGGAAACACGTTCAGCACGCGCAGTGTTAAACCGGAACTTCGGATTGACATCTGCAGCGAATGCCACCCGTTCTACACCGGCAAACTGAAGTTTGTTGACACCGCAGGTCGAATCGACAAGTTCCAAAAGAAGTTTGCTGCTGGCACCTACGGCAGCTTGGCATCGAAAAAGGGAAAGAAGAAGTAGCTTTTCCAATTGCTAATTTTCTGATCAGCCGCTCGGTTCCCGATGAACCGATGCGGCTGTTTTCTTAACCACACGGCTGCTGTTTCCTGACCCGTAGACCATCGTTTAACGCCCGACGGAAGGCGCTGGCTTCCCCAAAAGCCGAGCAAGCCGACGCGATCAAGCCAGCGTTACGACAAGCAACTCCCTAAAAGCAAAGACGCCCCGCATGAGCGGCACTATTCGCGACACGCTCGAAGAAAAACTCGCGCGATTCAAGCAACTCGAAGACGAAATGGCTCAGCCTGAAATCCAGGCCGATGGCGTTCGTTTCAGTGCTGTTGCTCGCGAGCATGGCGGCTTGGCCAAAGTGGCCGGGAAGTACCGTGAATTCAAACGTTTGACCGACGAAATCCGCGAGTGCAAGGAATTGGTCGAGGTTGCTGAAGACGTTGAAGAACGCGAAATGGCTGAAACCGAAATGGCCAGCCTAAAGACGGAACGAGAAGAGCTTTGGGAAGAACTGCTGTCGTTGACCGTCGGCGGCGAAGACTCGCACCGAACGCGCTGCGTGATGGAAATCCGCGCGGGAACCGGCGGTGACGAAGCTGCCCTGTTCGCTCGCGACTTGTTCGAGATGTACCGTCGATACGCTGAATCTCGAAAATGGAAAACCGAGATCATGGACATGAACGCGACTGAAATGGGCGGGTTCAAAGAAATCGTGATGTCGCTCGAAGGCGAAAGCGTCTTCCGTGATCTGCAGTACGAATCGGGCGGCCATCGCGTCCAGCGAGTTCCAGAAACAGAAACGCAGGGCCGAGTCCACACTTCGGCCGCGACGGTTGCCGTGCTGCCCGAACCGGAAGACATCGAAGTCAACGTGAAATCGGAAGACTACCGAATCGACAAGTTCTGTGCGTCGGGCCCCGGTGGACAGCACGTCAACAAAACCGAAAGCGCGATTCGGTTGACACACCACGAAACCGGAATCGTAGTCCAGTGCCAAGACGAAAAGAGCCAACACAAGAACTTGGCCAAAGCGCTGCGAGTGCTGAAGGCGCGGATCTACGAAAAGAAACGCGAAGAAGAAGATGCCAAGATGTCCGAAACCCGAAAGGGATTGACCGGTTCAGGCGACCGCAGCCAGCGGATTCGGACCTACAACTATCCGCAAAACCGTCTTACCGACCACCGCATCAACTTAACCCTTTACAAGTTGGACCAAATCGTTGCCGGCGACCTGTCCGCGGTTACCGCGGCGCTCATCGAATTCGATCGCGACCAACTGCGCGGCGACATGATCGAGGCATAAGCTCGCCCAACCTCGGGCGATTTAGTTTCCAGCGAAATAGCCCCCGGCGCAACAATGCCGCGACCGTCACGCTAGTGGCAAATCTCTTCGGTTCTCATCCAGCCCGGCAAGTCTCGCGGGCCTACTTCACGAAAGAACATCACCATGTCCACCAGTCAACAAGATCCGTGGACCGTGCTACGGCTGCTGGAATGGACGACGGACTTCTTCAAACGCAAGGGCAGCGAATCACCTCGACTCGACGCTGAGGTTCTACTTGCCCATGCCCGCGGATGCAGCCGCATCGAACTGTACACGGCGTTTGGTGAAGAACCCGAAGAGGAACAGCGAGTCGCGTTTCGGGAATTGGTTCGTCGCCGCGGCGAAGGCAGTCCGGTTGCCCAGCTCGTCGGATACCGCGAATTTTATTCGCTGCGGTTTCGCATCGACGACAGCACCTTGATTCCTCGACCTGAAACCGAACACTTGGTGATCGAAGCACTCGACATCGCCAAAGCAAGCACGATCACCGACCGCCCCCTTCAAATCGCTGACATTGGAACCGGCAGCGGCGCGATCGCCGTGTCGGTTGCCAAGACGCTGAAGAACTGCGAAATCACCGCAGTCGACCAGAGTACCGCGGCACTGAAAATCGCAGCCTGGAACGCTGAACAACATAAAGTTGCTGACCGAGTTCGCTTTATCGAAAGCGATCTATTAGCAGCGGTCCAAACACCTGAACTGTTCGACATCATCTGCACCAATCCACCCTATGTTAGCGACGCCGAGTACGACGAACTGTCACCAACGGTGCGCGACTTTGAACCCAAAACGGCGTTGGTATCCGGCCCGACCGGCACCGAAGTGATCGAGCGAATTTTCAACGAGGTACCAGCCCGCATGCAAGTCGGCGGCCGGTTGATCATCGAGCTAAGCCCGATGATCGCTGACGCATGCTTGAAAATTTCACAGGACAGTGAACACTTCGGCGACGAACGATTCATCAAAGACCTCGACCACCATCGCCGAATCCTGTCCGTCAAGCGAGTCTGATCGCGACGGCAAAGCCGCGTCTATCTTGCCTTGTCGCTGATGTCTTTGCGACACCAAGCGCCTTGCCAGCGAATTTCTTTCACACCGCGATAGGCCTGCAATTTCGCTTTTGCAATCGTGTCGCCCATTGCTGTCACGCCCAACACGCGGCCGCCGTCGTTGGTGACTTTGCCGTCGACTAATTTGGTTCCGGCGTGAAAGACCTTCACGTCCTCGATCGCATCGGCTGCTTCCAAGCCCTTGATCTCGCGACCTTTGGCATAGTCGCCTGGATAGCCTTCGCTGGCCATGACCACACAGATGCTCGGGCGAGGATCCCACTCGAGCGGTTCGATTTCCCCCAAGCGTCCATCGACGGCGGCTTCAAGCACGTCAGCCAAATCTGTTTTCAATCGCATCAACAGCGGTTGGCATTCGGGATCGCCGAATCGCACGTTGAACTCCAACACCTTCGGCCCACCAGGCGTCAACATCAAGCCAGCATAAAGCACGCCCTTGAACGGTCGACGAGCTCGCTTCATTGCATGAACGATTGGCACTAAGACATCGGACTCGATGCGCGCCATCATTTCATCGTCAAGAACCGGTGCCGGACAATAGGCTCCCATGCCTCCGGTGTTTGGACCTGTATCGCCATCGTAGGCGGGCTTGTGATCTTGCGCCGGGGGCAGCGTGACAATCGTTTCGCCATCGGTGATCGCTAATACGCTGACCTCGGGACCGGTCAACCGCTCTTCGATGATTAACTCTTTGCCGGCATCACCAAACTCACGTTGCGAAGCGATCCGATCGATTGCATCGAGAGCTTCGTTACGAGTACCGCAAACGATCACGCCCTTGCCAGCGGCCAACCCATCGGCCTTGACGACGACACGCACCGGTTCATCGGGATCACAGTAGCGTTCCCAGATGTGACGTGATGCTTGTTCAGCGCTTCGAAACGTCAGATACGTCGCCGTCGGAATATTGGCGGTGTGCAACAGGTTCTTGCAGAACACTTTGCTGCCTTCCAACTCGGCGGCCGCCTTCGATGGGCCAAACACTTTCAGACCGGCTTCCTCCATGTCGTCGACAAGCCCATCAACCAAGGGAATCTCCGGGCCGACAACCACTAAGCCAATGGAATTTTCTTTGGCAAACTGAATGAGGGCTGGCTTATCGGTGACCGCGATCGGAACATTCGTCGCATCCAGAGCCGTGCCGGCGTTTCCTGGGGCAACAAAAACCTGTTCGACGCGCGGCGATTGCCCTAGTTTCCACGCAAGTGCGTGTTCACGACCACCGCCACCGACTACCAAAACCTTCATCATCGAACCCGAGTCTGCGAGGACTAGCCGGCCTGCGTGTCCAAATGGAATCGTATCCAATGGAATCATATCGACAAAACCGGCCCCAAAATTACCAAGCAGCAATTTACGCGGGTACAGCGAACGCAAACAGCGGTCGATTGAATCCTGTGACGGACGTCCTGCGACCGGCTGTCACGGCCCGTT comes from the Rubripirellula reticaptiva genome and includes:
- the rpmE gene encoding 50S ribosomal protein L31 encodes the protein MKDGIHPNYQDTAVTCGCGNTFSTRSVKPELRIDICSECHPFYTGKLKFVDTAGRIDKFQKKFAAGTYGSLASKKGKKK
- the prmC gene encoding peptide chain release factor N(5)-glutamine methyltransferase, which translates into the protein MSTSQQDPWTVLRLLEWTTDFFKRKGSESPRLDAEVLLAHARGCSRIELYTAFGEEPEEEQRVAFRELVRRRGEGSPVAQLVGYREFYSLRFRIDDSTLIPRPETEHLVIEALDIAKASTITDRPLQIADIGTGSGAIAVSVAKTLKNCEITAVDQSTAALKIAAWNAEQHKVADRVRFIESDLLAAVQTPELFDIICTNPPYVSDAEYDELSPTVRDFEPKTALVSGPTGTEVIERIFNEVPARMQVGGRLIIELSPMIADACLKISQDSEHFGDERFIKDLDHHRRILSVKRV
- the prfA gene encoding peptide chain release factor 1, which produces MSGTIRDTLEEKLARFKQLEDEMAQPEIQADGVRFSAVAREHGGLAKVAGKYREFKRLTDEIRECKELVEVAEDVEEREMAETEMASLKTEREELWEELLSLTVGGEDSHRTRCVMEIRAGTGGDEAALFARDLFEMYRRYAESRKWKTEIMDMNATEMGGFKEIVMSLEGESVFRDLQYESGGHRVQRVPETETQGRVHTSAATVAVLPEPEDIEVNVKSEDYRIDKFCASGPGGQHVNKTESAIRLTHHETGIVVQCQDEKSQHKNLAKALRVLKARIYEKKREEEDAKMSETRKGLTGSGDRSQRIRTYNYPQNRLTDHRINLTLYKLDQIVAGDLSAVTAALIEFDRDQLRGDMIEA
- a CDS encoding class I SAM-dependent methyltransferase: MNDKTIRQTTEFAARLGKRAKHFRKWPTKRGITCFRIYERDIPEIPLVIDRYDDCLHITEYERPHDRDDDEHEEWLDLMASTAAATLDVDPDKVFFKRRSRQRGKTQHEKVDQSEHRMEVTEGGLKFLVNLRDYVDTGLFLDHRNTRSMIREAAPGKSFLNLFCYTGSFTVYAAAGGATKTASVDLSKNYLQWAKANMNRNGFDGDDHRFIAADAREFVTNHSPGPHYDLVVVDPPTFSNSKRMDDDWTVQDDAMDLLHGILKLMPDGGVMYFSNNFRQFKFDRQSIYVSEAHEISNQTVPEDFRNKRIHRCWRIVK
- a CDS encoding bile acid:sodium symporter family protein — protein: MWANAKNHWFLISIGLCFGAGYFAESWLAPITQIPLLRDGVVFVVMWAMGVTLAADTVRESIAKPTAALLAILINVFVVPLLALPSQWFLPAGVFGGLFVAALIPCTLASASVWTRRAGGDDSVTMMTTVVTNLACIAVVPIGLTMVLSRVSNISATDQILKLSILVALPLVIAQTMRGMGAAGWADRNKPRLSLLGQCGILVMVVFGAIASRQTVDLDGGESLNWPTLVILCLAAAAIHTTAFAIGIVASRGMGIDRDRQIAVGIGGSQKTLMVGLQIAIDCGVSVVPMLVYHLSQLVIDTAIVDRWKKKDNER
- the purD gene encoding phosphoribosylamine--glycine ligase; amino-acid sequence: MKVLVVGGGGREHALAWKLGQSPRVEQVFVAPGNAGTALDATNVPIAVTDKPALIQFAKENSIGLVVVGPEIPLVDGLVDDMEEAGLKVFGPSKAAAELEGSKVFCKNLLHTANIPTATYLTFRSAEQASRHIWERYCDPDEPVRVVVKADGLAAGKGVIVCGTRNEALDAIDRIASQREFGDAGKELIIEERLTGPEVSVLAITDGETIVTLPPAQDHKPAYDGDTGPNTGGMGAYCPAPVLDDEMMARIESDVLVPIVHAMKRARRPFKGVLYAGLMLTPGGPKVLEFNVRFGDPECQPLLMRLKTDLADVLEAAVDGRLGEIEPLEWDPRPSICVVMASEGYPGDYAKGREIKGLEAADAIEDVKVFHAGTKLVDGKVTNDGGRVLGVTAMGDTIAKAKLQAYRGVKEIRWQGAWCRKDISDKAR